One genomic window of Patagioenas fasciata isolate bPatFas1 unplaced genomic scaffold, bPatFas1.hap1 Unplaced_17, whole genome shotgun sequence includes the following:
- the LOC136110903 gene encoding olfactory receptor 14A16-like: protein MSNSSSITQFLLLAFTNTRELQLLHFWLFLGIYLAALLGNGLIITTIAWDQHLHTPMYFFLLNLALLDLGSISTIVPKSMANSLWDTRAISYLGCAAQLFCFVFFISAELYLLTIMSYDRYVAICKPLHYGTLLGSRACVHMAAAAWATGFLYSLLHTANTFSLPLCKGNALGQFFCEIPQILKLSCLYSYLRELGLIVIGLFVAFVCFVFIVLSYVQIFRAVLRIPSEQGRHKAFSTCLPHLAVLSLFLSTIMFAYLKPPSISSPWLDLVVSVLYSVVPPAVNPLIYSMRNQEIKDALWKKMTGFLLKL from the coding sequence atgtccaacagcagctccatcacccagttcctcctcctggccttCACCAACactcgggagctgcagctcttgcacttctggctcttcctgggcatctacctggctgccctcctgggcaacggcctcatcatcaccaccatagcctgggaccagcacctccacacccccatgtacttcttcctgctcaacctcgccctcctcgacctgggctccatctccaccattgtccccaaatccatggccaattccctctgggacaccagggccatttcttatttgggatgtgctgcacaactgttttgctttgtctttttcatttcagcagagttgtatcttctcaccatcatgtcctacgaccgctacgttgccatctgcaaacccctgcactacgggaccctcctgggcagcagagcttgtgtccacatggcagcagctgcctgggccactgggtttctctattctctgctgcacacggccaatacattttcactgcccctgtgcaagggcaatgccctgggccagttcttctgtgaaatcccccagatcctcaagctctcctgcttataCTCCTACCTTAGGGAACTTGGACTTATTGTGATAGGTCTCTTCGTAGCATTCGTGTGTTTTGTGtttattgtgctgtcctatgtgcagatcttcagggccgtgctgaggatcccctctgagcagggacggcacaaagccttttccacctgcctccctcacctggccgtgctctctctgttcctcagcaccataatgtttgcctacctgaaacccccctccatctcatccccatggctggatctggtggtgtctgttttgtactcggtggtgcctccagcagtgaaccccctcatctacagcatgaggaaccaggaaatcaaggatgccctgtggaaaaagATGACcggatttcttctgaagctataa